The proteins below are encoded in one region of Pongo pygmaeus isolate AG05252 chromosome 20, NHGRI_mPonPyg2-v2.0_pri, whole genome shotgun sequence:
- the ZSWIM4 gene encoding zinc finger SWIM domain-containing protein 4 isoform X2: MEPPAAKRSRGCPAGPEERDAGAGAARGRGRPEALLDLSAKRVAESWAFEQVEERFSRVPEPVQKRIVFWSFPRSEREICMYSSLGYPPPEGEHDARVPFTRGLHLLQSGAVDRVLQVGFHLSGNIREPGSPGEPERLYHVSISFDRCKITSVSCGCDNRDLFYCAHVVALSLYRIRHAGQVELRLPISETLSQMNRDQLQKFVQYLISAHHTEVLPTAQRLADEILLLGSEINLVNGAPDPTAGAGIEDANCWHLDEEQIQEQVKQLLSNGGYYGASQQLRSMFSKVREMLRMRDSNGARMLILMTEQFLQDPRLALWRQQGAGMTDKCRQLWDELGALWVCVVLSPHCKPEERAGWLQLLSRWDKLDVCPLEEGNYSFDGPSLRPTVAPVPGSEEEEEVAATSPRHTVFGRALLAGELRWNDAYLQRILASDSYGPSLTGSMGGDKLTFDPQGRPLWLGEPFPTACARVDTLRAHGYPRQALRLASAIINTLRLQQRHQLESYKQQKKELLQKGSTCITNTEGWVGHPLDPIGCLCRALLEACRLEEETLTLYPDSGPEKRKVAYQHVPVPGSPGESYLVLALEVALLGLGQQRALPEGLYAQDKVVRNEEQLLALLEEVELDERLVQVLRKQAGLLLEGGPFSGFGEVLFRESVPMHTCARYLFTALLPHDPDLAYRLALRAMRLPVLETAFPAGEPHPSPLDSIMSNRFPRWFILGHLETRQCELASTMLTAAKGDPKWLHTVLGSIQQNIHSPALLFKLAQDACKTATPVSAPPDTTLLGIALELGRQVMRMTLNVMTWRRREMVRWLVSCATEIGPQALMNIMQNWYSLFTPVEAATIVAVTGTTHATLLRLQLDTPRREELWACARTLALQCAMKDPQNCALPALTLCEKNHSAFEAAYQIVLDAAAGGLGHAHLFTVARYMEHRGLPLRAYKLATLALAQLSIAFNQDSHPAVNDVLWACSLSHSLGRHELSAIVPLIIRSIHCAPMLSDILRRWTLSAPGLGPLGARRAAKPLGADRAPLCQLLDAAVTAYITTSHSRLTHISPRHYGDFIEFLGKARETFLLAPDGHLQFAQFLENLKQTYKGKKKLMLLVRERFG, from the exons ATGGAACCCCCCGCGGCCAAGCGGAGCCGGGGCTGCCCCGCGGGACCCGAGGAGCGCGATGCCGGGGCCGGGGCTGCGCGTGGCCGGGGTCGGCCCGAGGCGCTGCTGGACCTCAGCGCCAAGCGGGTAGCCGAGAGCTGGGCCTTCGAGCAG GTGGAGGAGCGGTTCTCCCGGGTGCCTGAGCCGGTCCAGAAGCGCATCGTGTTTTGGTCGTTTCCACGCAGTGAACGGGAAATATGTATGTACTCGTCGCTGGGTTACCCGCCCCCAGAGGGCGAGCACGACGCCCGGGTGCCCTTTACCCGCGGGCTGCACCTGCTCCAGAGCGGGGCCGTGGACCGCGTGTTGCAAGTGG GATTCCACCTGAGCGGAAACATCCGCGAGCCAGGGAGTCCTGGAGAGCCCGAGCGCCTCTACCACGTCTCCATCAGCTTTGATCGCTGCAAGATCACGTCTGTGAGCTGCGGCTGTGACAACCGCGACCTCTTCTACTGTGCCCACGTGGTGGCCCTGTCCCTATACCGCATTCGGCACGCTGGCCAGGTGGAGCTGCGGCTGCCCATCTCCGAGACACTCTCCCAGATGAACCGGGACCAGCTGCAGAAGTTCGTGCAGTACCTCATCAGCGCCCACCACACTGAGGTGCTGCCCACCGCTCAGCGCTTGGCTGATGAGATCCTCCTGCTGGGCTCCGAGATCAACTTGGTGAATG gtGCCCCAGACCCCACCGCCGGCGCAGGAATCGAGGACGCCAACTGCTGGCACCTGGACGAGGAGCAGATCCAGGAGCAGGTGAAGCAGCTACTGTCCAATGGCGGCTACTACGGGGCCAGCCAGCAGCTGCGCTCCATGTTCAGCAAG GTGCGGGAGATGCTGCGAATGCGGGACTCCAACGGGGCGCGCATGCTGATTCTCATGACCGAGCAGTTCCTGCAGGACCCGCGCCTGGCCCTGTGGCGGCAGCAGGGCGCGGGCATGACGGACAAGTGCCGGCAGCTCTGGGATGAGCTGG GGGCCCTGTGGGTTTGCGTCGTCCTGAGCCCCCACTGCAAACCAGAGGAAAGGGCAGGCTGgctccagctactcagcaggtgGGACAAGCTCGACGTGTGCCCACTGGAAGAGGGCAACTACTCCTTCGACGGCCCCAGCCTGCGGCCTACCGTGGCCCCCGTCCCAG GCtcggaggaagaggaagaggtggCAGCCACAAGTCCCCGCCACACGGTATTTGGCCGCGCCTTGCTGGCTGGAGAGCTACGCTGGAATGACGCCTACCTGCAGAGGATCCTGGCCAGTGACTCCTACGGGCCCAGCCTCACAGGCAGCATGGGTGGGGACAAACTGACTTTCGACCCCCAGGGCCGACCACTGTGGCTGGGAGAACCTTTCCCCACCGCCTGTGCCCGTGTGGACACCCTGCGTGCCCACGGATACCCCCGCCAGGCCCTGCGGCTGGCAAGTGCCATCATCAACACGCTCCGGCTGCAGCAGCGGCATCAGCTAGAGAGCTACAAGCAGCAGAAAAAAG AGCTGCTCCAGAAGGGCTCCACCTGCATCACCAACACCGAAGGATGGGTGGGGCATCCCCTGGACCCCATTGGCTGCCTCTGCAGGGCGCTCCTGGAGGCCTGTCGTCTGGAGGAGGAGACACTTACCCTTTACCCAG ACTCAGGCCCCGAGAAACGGAAGGTGGCCTACCAGCACGTGCCTGTGCCCGGGAGCCCTGGAGAGTCCTACTTGGTGCTGGCGCTGGAGGTGGCactgctggggctggggcagcaGCGGGCCCTGCCGGAGGGGCTGTACGCCCAGGACAAGGTGGTGCGCAACGAGGAGCAGCTGCTGGCCCTGCTGGAGGAGGTGGAGTTGGATGAGCGGTTGGTGCAGGTGCTGCGCAAGCAGGCGGGGCTGCTGCTGGAAG GGGGTCCCTTCAGTGGCTTTGGGGAGGTGCTGTTCCGGGAGAGTGTGCCCATGCACACCTGTGCCCGCTACCTGTTCACCGCACTGCTGCCTCATGACCCGGACCTGGCCTATCGCCTTGCGCTGCGAGCTATGAG GCTGCCCGTACTGGAGACAGCATTTCCTGCTGGAGAACCTCATCCCAGCCCGCTGGACTCCATCATGAGCAACCGCTTCCCCCGTTGGTTCATCCTTGGCCACTTGGAGACCCGCCAGTGTGAACTGGCTTCCACCATGTTGACAGCCGCCAAGG GAGACCCCAAGTGGCTGCACACGGTACTGGGCTCCATCCAGCAGAACATCCACTCTCCGGCCCTGCTCTTTAAGCTGGCGCAGGACGCCTGCAAGACAGCCACCCCGGTCAGCGCCCCACCAGACACCACGCTGCTGGGCATCGCACTGGAGCTGGGGCGGCAG GTGATGCGGATGACTCTGAACGTAATGACCTGGCGGCGGAGGGAGATGGTGCGCTGGCTGGTCAGCTGTGCCACAGAGATTG gcccgcAAGCCCTGATGAATATCATGCAGAACTGGTATTCCTTATTCACACCGGTGGAGGCAGCTACCATCGTGGCAGTGACGGGCACCACACACGCCACTCTGCTGCGACTGCAGCTAGACACACCCCGGAGGGAGGAGCTCTGGGCCTGCGCCCGCACCCTGGCCTTGCAGTGCGCCATGAAGGACCCTCAGAACTGCGCCTTGCCTGCCCTGACCCTGTGCGAGAAGAACCACTCTGCCTTCGAGGCGGCCTACCAGATCGTGCTGGACGCGGCAGCAGGTGGCCTGGGCCACGCCCACCTCTTCACTGTGGCCCGCTATATGGAGCACCGCGGGCTGCCGCTCCGGGCCTACAAGCTGGCGACGCTGGCCCTGGCACAGCTCAGCATCGCCTTCAACCAGGACAGCCACCCTGCCGTCAACGACGTGCTTTGGGCCTGCTCGCTCAGCCACTCCCTGGGCCGGCACGAGCTCTCTGCCATCGTCCCCCTCATCATCCGCAGCATCCACTGTGCCCCAATGCTGTCCGATATTCTGCGCCGCTGGACTCTCTCGGCTCCCGGCCTGGGCCCCTTAGGGGCACGCCGGGCCGCCAAGCCACTGGGTGCCGACCGGGCGCCGCTCTGCCAGCTCCTGGACGCGGCAGTCACCGCCTACATCACCACCAGCCACTCGCGCCTCACGCACATCAGCCCGCGGCACTATGGGGATTTCATCGAATTCCTGGGCAAGGCCCGGGAGACCTTCCTGTTGGCGCCCGACGGGCACCTCCAGTTCGCACAGTTCTTGGAGAACCTCAAACAGACCTACAAGGGCAAGAAGAAACTCATGCTTTTGGTGCGGGAGCGTTTTGGTTGA
- the ZSWIM4 gene encoding zinc finger SWIM domain-containing protein 4 isoform X3, translating into MEPPAAKRSRGCPAGPEERDAGAGAARGRGRPEALLDLSAKRVAESWAFEQVEERFSRVPEPVQKRIVFWSFPRSEREICMYSSLGYPPPEGEHDARVPFTRGLHLLQSGAVDRVLQVGFHLSGNIREPGSPGEPERLYHVSISFDRCKITSVSCGCDNRDLFYCAHVVALSLYRIRHAGQVELRLPISETLSQMNRDQLQKFVQYLISAHHTEVLPTAQRLADEILLLGSEINLVNGAPDPTAGAGIEDANCWHLDEEQIQEQVKQLLSNGGYYGASQQLRSMFSKVPCGPAGRGVQKAPADAPALPHHPVPGTGALWVCVVLSPHCKPEERAGWLQLLSRWDKLDVCPLEEGNYSFDGPSLRPTVAPVPGSEEEEEVAATSPRHTVFGRALLAGELRWNDAYLQRILASDSYGPSLTGSMGGDKLTFDPQGRPLWLGEPFPTACARVDTLRAHGYPRQALRLASAIINTLRLQQRHQLESYKQQKKELLQKGSTCITNTEGWVGHPLDPIGCLCRALLEACRLEEETLTLYPDSGPEKRKVAYQHVPVPGSPGESYLVLALEVALLGLGQQRALPEGLYAQDKVVRNEEQLLALLEEVELDERLVQVLRKQAGLLLEGGPFSGFGEVLFRESVPMHTCARYLFTALLPHDPDLAYRLALRAMRLPVLETAFPAGEPHPSPLDSIMSNRFPRWFILGHLETRQCELASTMLTAAKGDPKWLHTVLGSIQQNIHSPALLFKLAQDACKTATPVSAPPDTTLLGIALELGRQVMRMTLNVMTWRRREMVRWLVSCATEIGPQALMNIMQNWYSLFTPVEAATIVAVTGTTHATLLRLQLDTPRREELWACARTLALQCAMKDPQNCALPALTLCEKNHSAFEAAYQIVLDAAAGGLGHAHLFTVARYMEHRGLPLRAYKLATLALAQLSIAFNQDSHPAVNDVLWACSLSHSLGRHELSAIVPLIIRSIHCAPMLSDILRRWTLSAPGLGPLGARRAAKPLGADRAPLCQLLDAAVTAYITTSHSRLTHISPRHYGDFIEFLGKARETFLLAPDGHLQFAQFLENLKQTYKGKKKLMLLVRERFG; encoded by the exons ATGGAACCCCCCGCGGCCAAGCGGAGCCGGGGCTGCCCCGCGGGACCCGAGGAGCGCGATGCCGGGGCCGGGGCTGCGCGTGGCCGGGGTCGGCCCGAGGCGCTGCTGGACCTCAGCGCCAAGCGGGTAGCCGAGAGCTGGGCCTTCGAGCAG GTGGAGGAGCGGTTCTCCCGGGTGCCTGAGCCGGTCCAGAAGCGCATCGTGTTTTGGTCGTTTCCACGCAGTGAACGGGAAATATGTATGTACTCGTCGCTGGGTTACCCGCCCCCAGAGGGCGAGCACGACGCCCGGGTGCCCTTTACCCGCGGGCTGCACCTGCTCCAGAGCGGGGCCGTGGACCGCGTGTTGCAAGTGG GATTCCACCTGAGCGGAAACATCCGCGAGCCAGGGAGTCCTGGAGAGCCCGAGCGCCTCTACCACGTCTCCATCAGCTTTGATCGCTGCAAGATCACGTCTGTGAGCTGCGGCTGTGACAACCGCGACCTCTTCTACTGTGCCCACGTGGTGGCCCTGTCCCTATACCGCATTCGGCACGCTGGCCAGGTGGAGCTGCGGCTGCCCATCTCCGAGACACTCTCCCAGATGAACCGGGACCAGCTGCAGAAGTTCGTGCAGTACCTCATCAGCGCCCACCACACTGAGGTGCTGCCCACCGCTCAGCGCTTGGCTGATGAGATCCTCCTGCTGGGCTCCGAGATCAACTTGGTGAATG gtGCCCCAGACCCCACCGCCGGCGCAGGAATCGAGGACGCCAACTGCTGGCACCTGGACGAGGAGCAGATCCAGGAGCAGGTGAAGCAGCTACTGTCCAATGGCGGCTACTACGGGGCCAGCCAGCAGCTGCGCTCCATGTTCAGCAAGGTGCCGTGCGGGCCGGCGGGGCGCGGGGTGCAGAAGGCCCCGGCGGACGCCCCAGCCCTTCCTCACCACCCTGTCCCCGGCACAG GGGCCCTGTGGGTTTGCGTCGTCCTGAGCCCCCACTGCAAACCAGAGGAAAGGGCAGGCTGgctccagctactcagcaggtgGGACAAGCTCGACGTGTGCCCACTGGAAGAGGGCAACTACTCCTTCGACGGCCCCAGCCTGCGGCCTACCGTGGCCCCCGTCCCAG GCtcggaggaagaggaagaggtggCAGCCACAAGTCCCCGCCACACGGTATTTGGCCGCGCCTTGCTGGCTGGAGAGCTACGCTGGAATGACGCCTACCTGCAGAGGATCCTGGCCAGTGACTCCTACGGGCCCAGCCTCACAGGCAGCATGGGTGGGGACAAACTGACTTTCGACCCCCAGGGCCGACCACTGTGGCTGGGAGAACCTTTCCCCACCGCCTGTGCCCGTGTGGACACCCTGCGTGCCCACGGATACCCCCGCCAGGCCCTGCGGCTGGCAAGTGCCATCATCAACACGCTCCGGCTGCAGCAGCGGCATCAGCTAGAGAGCTACAAGCAGCAGAAAAAAG AGCTGCTCCAGAAGGGCTCCACCTGCATCACCAACACCGAAGGATGGGTGGGGCATCCCCTGGACCCCATTGGCTGCCTCTGCAGGGCGCTCCTGGAGGCCTGTCGTCTGGAGGAGGAGACACTTACCCTTTACCCAG ACTCAGGCCCCGAGAAACGGAAGGTGGCCTACCAGCACGTGCCTGTGCCCGGGAGCCCTGGAGAGTCCTACTTGGTGCTGGCGCTGGAGGTGGCactgctggggctggggcagcaGCGGGCCCTGCCGGAGGGGCTGTACGCCCAGGACAAGGTGGTGCGCAACGAGGAGCAGCTGCTGGCCCTGCTGGAGGAGGTGGAGTTGGATGAGCGGTTGGTGCAGGTGCTGCGCAAGCAGGCGGGGCTGCTGCTGGAAG GGGGTCCCTTCAGTGGCTTTGGGGAGGTGCTGTTCCGGGAGAGTGTGCCCATGCACACCTGTGCCCGCTACCTGTTCACCGCACTGCTGCCTCATGACCCGGACCTGGCCTATCGCCTTGCGCTGCGAGCTATGAG GCTGCCCGTACTGGAGACAGCATTTCCTGCTGGAGAACCTCATCCCAGCCCGCTGGACTCCATCATGAGCAACCGCTTCCCCCGTTGGTTCATCCTTGGCCACTTGGAGACCCGCCAGTGTGAACTGGCTTCCACCATGTTGACAGCCGCCAAGG GAGACCCCAAGTGGCTGCACACGGTACTGGGCTCCATCCAGCAGAACATCCACTCTCCGGCCCTGCTCTTTAAGCTGGCGCAGGACGCCTGCAAGACAGCCACCCCGGTCAGCGCCCCACCAGACACCACGCTGCTGGGCATCGCACTGGAGCTGGGGCGGCAG GTGATGCGGATGACTCTGAACGTAATGACCTGGCGGCGGAGGGAGATGGTGCGCTGGCTGGTCAGCTGTGCCACAGAGATTG gcccgcAAGCCCTGATGAATATCATGCAGAACTGGTATTCCTTATTCACACCGGTGGAGGCAGCTACCATCGTGGCAGTGACGGGCACCACACACGCCACTCTGCTGCGACTGCAGCTAGACACACCCCGGAGGGAGGAGCTCTGGGCCTGCGCCCGCACCCTGGCCTTGCAGTGCGCCATGAAGGACCCTCAGAACTGCGCCTTGCCTGCCCTGACCCTGTGCGAGAAGAACCACTCTGCCTTCGAGGCGGCCTACCAGATCGTGCTGGACGCGGCAGCAGGTGGCCTGGGCCACGCCCACCTCTTCACTGTGGCCCGCTATATGGAGCACCGCGGGCTGCCGCTCCGGGCCTACAAGCTGGCGACGCTGGCCCTGGCACAGCTCAGCATCGCCTTCAACCAGGACAGCCACCCTGCCGTCAACGACGTGCTTTGGGCCTGCTCGCTCAGCCACTCCCTGGGCCGGCACGAGCTCTCTGCCATCGTCCCCCTCATCATCCGCAGCATCCACTGTGCCCCAATGCTGTCCGATATTCTGCGCCGCTGGACTCTCTCGGCTCCCGGCCTGGGCCCCTTAGGGGCACGCCGGGCCGCCAAGCCACTGGGTGCCGACCGGGCGCCGCTCTGCCAGCTCCTGGACGCGGCAGTCACCGCCTACATCACCACCAGCCACTCGCGCCTCACGCACATCAGCCCGCGGCACTATGGGGATTTCATCGAATTCCTGGGCAAGGCCCGGGAGACCTTCCTGTTGGCGCCCGACGGGCACCTCCAGTTCGCACAGTTCTTGGAGAACCTCAAACAGACCTACAAGGGCAAGAAGAAACTCATGCTTTTGGTGCGGGAGCGTTTTGGTTGA
- the ZSWIM4 gene encoding zinc finger SWIM domain-containing protein 4 isoform X1: MEPPAAKRSRGCPAGPEERDAGAGAARGRGRPEALLDLSAKRVAESWAFEQVEERFSRVPEPVQKRIVFWSFPRSEREICMYSSLGYPPPEGEHDARVPFTRGLHLLQSGAVDRVLQVGFHLSGNIREPGSPGEPERLYHVSISFDRCKITSVSCGCDNRDLFYCAHVVALSLYRIRHAGQVELRLPISETLSQMNRDQLQKFVQYLISAHHTEVLPTAQRLADEILLLGSEINLVNGAPDPTAGAGIEDANCWHLDEEQIQEQVKQLLSNGGYYGASQQLRSMFSKVREMLRMRDSNGARMLILMTEQFLQDPRLALWRQQGAGMTDKCRQLWDELGILSPPRASSGALWVCVVLSPHCKPEERAGWLQLLSRWDKLDVCPLEEGNYSFDGPSLRPTVAPVPGSEEEEEVAATSPRHTVFGRALLAGELRWNDAYLQRILASDSYGPSLTGSMGGDKLTFDPQGRPLWLGEPFPTACARVDTLRAHGYPRQALRLASAIINTLRLQQRHQLESYKQQKKELLQKGSTCITNTEGWVGHPLDPIGCLCRALLEACRLEEETLTLYPDSGPEKRKVAYQHVPVPGSPGESYLVLALEVALLGLGQQRALPEGLYAQDKVVRNEEQLLALLEEVELDERLVQVLRKQAGLLLEGGPFSGFGEVLFRESVPMHTCARYLFTALLPHDPDLAYRLALRAMRLPVLETAFPAGEPHPSPLDSIMSNRFPRWFILGHLETRQCELASTMLTAAKGDPKWLHTVLGSIQQNIHSPALLFKLAQDACKTATPVSAPPDTTLLGIALELGRQVMRMTLNVMTWRRREMVRWLVSCATEIGPQALMNIMQNWYSLFTPVEAATIVAVTGTTHATLLRLQLDTPRREELWACARTLALQCAMKDPQNCALPALTLCEKNHSAFEAAYQIVLDAAAGGLGHAHLFTVARYMEHRGLPLRAYKLATLALAQLSIAFNQDSHPAVNDVLWACSLSHSLGRHELSAIVPLIIRSIHCAPMLSDILRRWTLSAPGLGPLGARRAAKPLGADRAPLCQLLDAAVTAYITTSHSRLTHISPRHYGDFIEFLGKARETFLLAPDGHLQFAQFLENLKQTYKGKKKLMLLVRERFG; encoded by the exons ATGGAACCCCCCGCGGCCAAGCGGAGCCGGGGCTGCCCCGCGGGACCCGAGGAGCGCGATGCCGGGGCCGGGGCTGCGCGTGGCCGGGGTCGGCCCGAGGCGCTGCTGGACCTCAGCGCCAAGCGGGTAGCCGAGAGCTGGGCCTTCGAGCAG GTGGAGGAGCGGTTCTCCCGGGTGCCTGAGCCGGTCCAGAAGCGCATCGTGTTTTGGTCGTTTCCACGCAGTGAACGGGAAATATGTATGTACTCGTCGCTGGGTTACCCGCCCCCAGAGGGCGAGCACGACGCCCGGGTGCCCTTTACCCGCGGGCTGCACCTGCTCCAGAGCGGGGCCGTGGACCGCGTGTTGCAAGTGG GATTCCACCTGAGCGGAAACATCCGCGAGCCAGGGAGTCCTGGAGAGCCCGAGCGCCTCTACCACGTCTCCATCAGCTTTGATCGCTGCAAGATCACGTCTGTGAGCTGCGGCTGTGACAACCGCGACCTCTTCTACTGTGCCCACGTGGTGGCCCTGTCCCTATACCGCATTCGGCACGCTGGCCAGGTGGAGCTGCGGCTGCCCATCTCCGAGACACTCTCCCAGATGAACCGGGACCAGCTGCAGAAGTTCGTGCAGTACCTCATCAGCGCCCACCACACTGAGGTGCTGCCCACCGCTCAGCGCTTGGCTGATGAGATCCTCCTGCTGGGCTCCGAGATCAACTTGGTGAATG gtGCCCCAGACCCCACCGCCGGCGCAGGAATCGAGGACGCCAACTGCTGGCACCTGGACGAGGAGCAGATCCAGGAGCAGGTGAAGCAGCTACTGTCCAATGGCGGCTACTACGGGGCCAGCCAGCAGCTGCGCTCCATGTTCAGCAAG GTGCGGGAGATGCTGCGAATGCGGGACTCCAACGGGGCGCGCATGCTGATTCTCATGACCGAGCAGTTCCTGCAGGACCCGCGCCTGGCCCTGTGGCGGCAGCAGGGCGCGGGCATGACGGACAAGTGCCGGCAGCTCTGGGATGAGCTGG GAATATTGAGCCCACCCCGTGCCTCCTCAGGGGCCCTGTGGGTTTGCGTCGTCCTGAGCCCCCACTGCAAACCAGAGGAAAGGGCAGGCTGgctccagctactcagcaggtgGGACAAGCTCGACGTGTGCCCACTGGAAGAGGGCAACTACTCCTTCGACGGCCCCAGCCTGCGGCCTACCGTGGCCCCCGTCCCAG GCtcggaggaagaggaagaggtggCAGCCACAAGTCCCCGCCACACGGTATTTGGCCGCGCCTTGCTGGCTGGAGAGCTACGCTGGAATGACGCCTACCTGCAGAGGATCCTGGCCAGTGACTCCTACGGGCCCAGCCTCACAGGCAGCATGGGTGGGGACAAACTGACTTTCGACCCCCAGGGCCGACCACTGTGGCTGGGAGAACCTTTCCCCACCGCCTGTGCCCGTGTGGACACCCTGCGTGCCCACGGATACCCCCGCCAGGCCCTGCGGCTGGCAAGTGCCATCATCAACACGCTCCGGCTGCAGCAGCGGCATCAGCTAGAGAGCTACAAGCAGCAGAAAAAAG AGCTGCTCCAGAAGGGCTCCACCTGCATCACCAACACCGAAGGATGGGTGGGGCATCCCCTGGACCCCATTGGCTGCCTCTGCAGGGCGCTCCTGGAGGCCTGTCGTCTGGAGGAGGAGACACTTACCCTTTACCCAG ACTCAGGCCCCGAGAAACGGAAGGTGGCCTACCAGCACGTGCCTGTGCCCGGGAGCCCTGGAGAGTCCTACTTGGTGCTGGCGCTGGAGGTGGCactgctggggctggggcagcaGCGGGCCCTGCCGGAGGGGCTGTACGCCCAGGACAAGGTGGTGCGCAACGAGGAGCAGCTGCTGGCCCTGCTGGAGGAGGTGGAGTTGGATGAGCGGTTGGTGCAGGTGCTGCGCAAGCAGGCGGGGCTGCTGCTGGAAG GGGGTCCCTTCAGTGGCTTTGGGGAGGTGCTGTTCCGGGAGAGTGTGCCCATGCACACCTGTGCCCGCTACCTGTTCACCGCACTGCTGCCTCATGACCCGGACCTGGCCTATCGCCTTGCGCTGCGAGCTATGAG GCTGCCCGTACTGGAGACAGCATTTCCTGCTGGAGAACCTCATCCCAGCCCGCTGGACTCCATCATGAGCAACCGCTTCCCCCGTTGGTTCATCCTTGGCCACTTGGAGACCCGCCAGTGTGAACTGGCTTCCACCATGTTGACAGCCGCCAAGG GAGACCCCAAGTGGCTGCACACGGTACTGGGCTCCATCCAGCAGAACATCCACTCTCCGGCCCTGCTCTTTAAGCTGGCGCAGGACGCCTGCAAGACAGCCACCCCGGTCAGCGCCCCACCAGACACCACGCTGCTGGGCATCGCACTGGAGCTGGGGCGGCAG GTGATGCGGATGACTCTGAACGTAATGACCTGGCGGCGGAGGGAGATGGTGCGCTGGCTGGTCAGCTGTGCCACAGAGATTG gcccgcAAGCCCTGATGAATATCATGCAGAACTGGTATTCCTTATTCACACCGGTGGAGGCAGCTACCATCGTGGCAGTGACGGGCACCACACACGCCACTCTGCTGCGACTGCAGCTAGACACACCCCGGAGGGAGGAGCTCTGGGCCTGCGCCCGCACCCTGGCCTTGCAGTGCGCCATGAAGGACCCTCAGAACTGCGCCTTGCCTGCCCTGACCCTGTGCGAGAAGAACCACTCTGCCTTCGAGGCGGCCTACCAGATCGTGCTGGACGCGGCAGCAGGTGGCCTGGGCCACGCCCACCTCTTCACTGTGGCCCGCTATATGGAGCACCGCGGGCTGCCGCTCCGGGCCTACAAGCTGGCGACGCTGGCCCTGGCACAGCTCAGCATCGCCTTCAACCAGGACAGCCACCCTGCCGTCAACGACGTGCTTTGGGCCTGCTCGCTCAGCCACTCCCTGGGCCGGCACGAGCTCTCTGCCATCGTCCCCCTCATCATCCGCAGCATCCACTGTGCCCCAATGCTGTCCGATATTCTGCGCCGCTGGACTCTCTCGGCTCCCGGCCTGGGCCCCTTAGGGGCACGCCGGGCCGCCAAGCCACTGGGTGCCGACCGGGCGCCGCTCTGCCAGCTCCTGGACGCGGCAGTCACCGCCTACATCACCACCAGCCACTCGCGCCTCACGCACATCAGCCCGCGGCACTATGGGGATTTCATCGAATTCCTGGGCAAGGCCCGGGAGACCTTCCTGTTGGCGCCCGACGGGCACCTCCAGTTCGCACAGTTCTTGGAGAACCTCAAACAGACCTACAAGGGCAAGAAGAAACTCATGCTTTTGGTGCGGGAGCGTTTTGGTTGA